A genomic stretch from Terriglobus sp. RCC_193 includes:
- the lpxB gene encoding lipid-A-disaccharide synthase, with protein MKSPLIFLSAGEASGDHYGAELITALRGVVPEARFTGLGGTAMETAGQQRVIRAEDVAVMGITEILAHIPKILHSYNTLVQSIKKQRPDVAVLIDFPDVNFRLAKHLKRMGVPVIWFVSPQLWAWKRKRLRWVQQRVAKMLTIFPFEQPFYANRGVDAEFVGHPLAEQPLSTISREDYATKHGLNPHKQWIALLPGSRGGEIDANLPELVAAAKLLKDDYEYLIPVAPTVSHQRRHHMRSVANLPAIHLVEDARAALMYSRAAVVASGTATIQAAVIGTPFVVVYRVSNLTFRMARALVQYPPEIPAEVDAHGNLPIGMVNLIARRRVVPELLQEQFTGANIAAALKPLLADTPQREEQIKALAEVRRRLLSPTSRTAMESLRDAVLEALP; from the coding sequence GTGAAGAGTCCCCTCATCTTTCTGTCAGCAGGCGAAGCCTCCGGCGACCACTACGGCGCAGAGCTGATCACAGCCCTTCGCGGCGTTGTGCCGGAAGCCCGTTTCACCGGACTGGGTGGCACCGCGATGGAGACCGCCGGACAGCAGCGCGTCATCCGCGCGGAAGATGTTGCCGTCATGGGCATCACGGAGATCCTCGCGCACATCCCGAAGATCCTGCACAGTTACAACACACTCGTCCAGTCGATCAAAAAGCAGCGCCCCGACGTCGCGGTCCTGATCGACTTCCCCGATGTAAACTTCCGCCTCGCGAAACACCTCAAGCGCATGGGCGTTCCCGTCATCTGGTTCGTCTCGCCGCAACTCTGGGCATGGAAGCGCAAACGTCTGCGCTGGGTGCAGCAACGCGTCGCGAAGATGTTGACCATCTTTCCTTTCGAGCAACCCTTCTATGCCAACCGCGGCGTCGATGCCGAGTTCGTCGGCCACCCGCTCGCAGAACAACCGCTGTCTACGATTTCGCGCGAGGACTACGCCACGAAGCACGGCTTGAACCCGCATAAGCAATGGATCGCGCTTCTGCCAGGTAGCCGTGGCGGTGAAATCGACGCCAACCTGCCCGAACTTGTCGCGGCGGCAAAGCTTCTCAAAGACGATTACGAATACCTCATCCCTGTAGCGCCCACCGTCAGCCATCAACGGCGCCACCACATGCGAAGTGTGGCGAATCTTCCGGCGATCCATCTGGTAGAAGACGCACGAGCAGCCCTCATGTACAGCCGAGCCGCAGTCGTAGCCAGCGGCACCGCAACCATTCAGGCCGCCGTCATCGGCACACCCTTTGTCGTGGTCTACCGCGTCTCAAATCTCACCTTCCGCATGGCCAGAGCGTTGGTTCAATATCCGCCAGAGATCCCGGCTGAAGTCGATGCCCACGGTAACCTGCCCATCGGCATGGTCAACCTCATCGCTCGCCGCCGCGTGGTCCCGGAGCTTCTGCAGGAGCAGTTCACCGGCGCAAATATAGCCGCGGCCCTGAAACCGCTTCTCGCAGATACACCCCAGCGCGAAGAACAGATCAAAGCGCTCGCCGAGGTCCGCCGACGTCTCCTCAGCCCCACCAGCCGCACCGCCATGGAAAGCCTGCGCGACGCCGTTCTGGAGGCGCTGCCCTGA
- a CDS encoding M1 family aminopeptidase — MPAIRTTLAFASAALFALGSAAFGQSSTRQPINVTGYAITAEVDPTAQRLTATAQVTFTANQDITSATFELNNGLRITKITGPGPKPLDSDRDARRSTVTVSLPAPMASGTTATFTFTYAGILKDEDTSPVEGIKLAAIADPVSILLYPGRWFPMVGLYTNRFTMDLKVTVPEGETAVSSGFVAKKAMPGNKTEFDFAWTKPGLPGTLVIGKFLPAIKPADARQISIYVTEKHKANAAEYASTAAQQQEFFTQSFGAPESGILQIVEIPDDAVSASWGPEVIAIAGNRIGDKNSHRLLANTIAHQWFGSAISPATLNDAWITNGMARYGELMNLEENGGKTALQSAILDIEAGALAYDTQPLTTLARIDPFSPQFQSMTLEKGAMVFHMLRYQFGDDKFLTFLKNLLSTYRDKPVRTADLENIAKLTATDSTNLTPFFAQWLDGTGSPTFQNKYTVYRVGGGKGFRTVGTVAQDLDLFRMPVDLRVETDGKTETRKIDVSGTDSAYTIETFGRPRRIVIDPDNWILKSTPDLAVRVAVLKGQQLVAQGDLIGALAEYQKALDTNRNSSLATYRIAEIFFTQRNYQSAANSYRDALRGDGDPRWTQVWSHIGLGKIFDITGQRDRAVQEYRLAVQTNDNTQGAINEARALLQKPYERPRATD, encoded by the coding sequence ATGCCTGCGATTCGCACGACACTCGCCTTTGCCAGCGCCGCCCTCTTCGCGCTTGGCTCCGCTGCCTTTGGGCAGAGTTCCACGCGACAGCCCATCAACGTCACAGGCTATGCCATCACCGCGGAAGTCGACCCCACGGCGCAGCGCCTCACCGCCACCGCGCAGGTCACCTTCACCGCGAACCAGGACATCACATCCGCCACCTTCGAGCTGAACAACGGTCTGCGGATTACCAAGATCACCGGCCCGGGTCCCAAGCCGCTCGACAGCGATCGTGATGCCCGCCGATCCACCGTAACTGTGTCCCTTCCGGCCCCCATGGCCAGCGGCACAACTGCCACCTTTACATTTACTTACGCAGGCATTCTGAAAGACGAGGATACAAGTCCGGTCGAAGGCATCAAGCTGGCTGCCATCGCCGATCCCGTCTCCATCCTGCTCTATCCCGGCCGCTGGTTTCCCATGGTCGGCCTGTACACCAACCGCTTCACCATGGACCTGAAGGTCACCGTACCGGAGGGTGAAACGGCTGTCTCCAGCGGCTTTGTTGCCAAGAAGGCAATGCCCGGCAACAAGACCGAGTTTGATTTCGCATGGACCAAGCCCGGCCTGCCCGGCACGCTGGTCATCGGTAAGTTCCTTCCCGCGATCAAGCCCGCGGATGCTCGTCAGATCTCCATCTATGTAACCGAAAAACACAAGGCCAACGCCGCCGAATACGCCTCCACCGCCGCGCAGCAGCAGGAGTTCTTCACCCAGAGCTTTGGTGCACCGGAATCCGGCATCCTCCAGATCGTCGAAATCCCCGACGACGCGGTCAGCGCTTCCTGGGGCCCGGAAGTCATCGCCATCGCTGGCAACCGTATCGGCGATAAGAACAGCCACCGTCTCCTTGCCAACACCATCGCGCACCAGTGGTTCGGTTCCGCCATCAGCCCCGCTACACTTAACGACGCCTGGATCACCAACGGCATGGCTCGTTACGGCGAGCTGATGAACCTGGAAGAAAACGGCGGCAAAACCGCACTCCAGAGCGCCATACTCGACATTGAGGCAGGCGCGCTCGCCTACGACACCCAACCGCTGACCACCCTCGCCCGCATCGATCCCTTCTCGCCGCAGTTCCAGTCCATGACGCTGGAAAAGGGCGCGATGGTCTTTCACATGCTGCGTTACCAGTTCGGCGACGACAAGTTCCTCACCTTCCTGAAGAACCTGCTCTCCACTTATCGCGACAAGCCTGTGCGCACCGCCGACCTGGAAAACATCGCCAAGCTCACCGCCACGGACTCCACCAATCTGACCCCGTTCTTCGCGCAATGGCTGGACGGCACCGGCTCGCCCACCTTTCAGAACAAGTACACCGTCTACCGTGTCGGCGGCGGCAAAGGCTTCCGCACCGTTGGCACCGTAGCCCAGGACCTCGATCTCTTCCGCATGCCCGTGGATCTCCGCGTTGAAACCGACGGCAAAACGGAGACACGCAAGATCGACGTCTCCGGAACCGACTCTGCCTACACCATCGAAACTTTCGGCCGCCCCCGTCGCATCGTCATCGACCCCGATAACTGGATTCTCAAGAGCACCCCCGACCTTGCCGTTCGTGTCGCCGTGCTGAAGGGCCAGCAGCTTGTTGCACAGGGCGACCTCATCGGCGCTCTCGCTGAATATCAGAAGGCACTCGACACCAACAGGAACTCCTCGCTCGCCACCTATCGCATCGCCGAAATCTTCTTTACCCAGCGCAACTATCAGTCCGCCGCCAACAGTTATCGCGACGCTTTGCGAGGCGACGGCGACCCGCGCTGGACGCAGGTCTGGAGCCACATTGGCCTCGGTAAAATCTTTGACATCACCGGCCAGCGCGATCGCGCCGTACAGGAATACCGCCTCGCCGTGCAGACCAATGACAACACACAGGGCGCTATCAATGAAGCCCGGGCGCTGCTGCAAAAACCCTACGAGCGCCCCCGCGCCACGGACTAA
- a CDS encoding 3-hydroxyacyl-CoA dehydrogenase NAD-binding domain-containing protein — translation MSFGTNTHGPLTLALIGAGKAGRSLAAAAVKAGHRVVLEDVMPAKLREALDEIPTEGMPGTLETVTTIEDAVREADLAIDFVPDELESKLEIVCMVDRMAPPKTILCIQTRALNVTDLAACTYRADRCVGLAFDDAGALITRGAKTSDETLKLVEAFARSCRETVALRDESPVLT, via the coding sequence TTGAGCTTTGGAACAAACACGCACGGCCCGCTGACACTTGCACTGATTGGTGCAGGCAAAGCGGGCCGTTCGCTTGCCGCTGCGGCGGTGAAGGCTGGGCATCGCGTGGTGCTGGAAGACGTAATGCCGGCGAAGCTGCGTGAAGCCCTGGATGAGATTCCGACCGAAGGTATGCCGGGCACGCTGGAGACGGTGACCACCATAGAAGATGCCGTGCGCGAGGCCGATCTGGCGATTGATTTTGTGCCGGATGAGTTGGAATCGAAGCTCGAAATCGTCTGCATGGTGGACCGCATGGCTCCTCCGAAGACGATTCTCTGTATTCAGACACGTGCGTTGAATGTGACCGATCTGGCGGCCTGTACGTATCGCGCGGACCGCTGCGTGGGACTGGCATTTGATGATGCTGGCGCGCTGATTACGCGTGGTGCGAAGACTTCCGATGAGACGCTGAAGCTGGTGGAGGCGTTTGCGCGGTCGTGCCGGGAGACGGTGGCGCTGCGGGATGAGTCGCCGGTGCTTACTTAA
- the malQ gene encoding 4-alpha-glucanotransferase, with translation MRLSLVAASLHRKIASHITDMISERLSGVLLHVTSLPSQGGIGDFGPAAYAFVDFLAAAKQRLWQVLPLNPVGYGNSPYSAVSAFAGNPLLISLEHLQRDGWLYAGEADGLAGAHGPVDFARAHADKLPLIERAAKRFLKRCSAADCQAFEAFRENSSSWLLDYARFTILRQRFDYRHWNEWPGELAAHDEAVLQKFDEENHEAMQIVFAVQFLFMKQWETLRAFCTSRDIRVMGDLAIFVSYDSADVWANKEVFDLDEQYKPIAVSGVPPDYFSETGQRWGNPLYRWRYLEQQGFQWWIDRVKRQMELYDLLRLDHFRGFEAYWRIPAEEETAMNGEWIDAPGFALFDRLKSALGGSLPFIAEDLGVITDKVDKLRCDFSMPGMRVLQFGFSGRGAHLHLPHRYDRNTVCYTGTHDNNTTLGWWLEAPEMDRKNLLTYLGPLVHPNDCVWAMIRCAERSVAAICIVPLQDLLHLGSEGRMNTPGIPEANWTWRYLPEQLHPDISLQFRHITEECDRDAYIPEEVLEKIDSPPPPEALHDQSGEQQGTQPETLASA, from the coding sequence GTGCGTTTGAGCTTGGTTGCCGCGTCGTTGCACCGTAAAATCGCATCACACATCACGGACATGATTTCTGAGCGACTTTCCGGCGTTTTGCTGCACGTGACCTCTCTGCCTTCTCAGGGTGGCATTGGCGATTTCGGCCCCGCGGCCTATGCATTTGTCGACTTTCTTGCCGCGGCAAAACAGAGGCTGTGGCAGGTGTTGCCGCTGAATCCTGTGGGGTATGGCAATTCGCCGTATTCCGCGGTGTCGGCATTTGCGGGGAACCCACTGCTGATCAGCCTTGAGCATCTGCAACGCGATGGATGGCTGTATGCCGGTGAAGCGGATGGTTTGGCGGGTGCGCATGGGCCAGTGGACTTTGCGCGTGCACATGCCGATAAGCTGCCGCTGATTGAACGTGCTGCGAAGAGGTTTCTCAAGCGTTGCAGCGCAGCGGATTGCCAGGCGTTTGAGGCATTCCGTGAGAACAGCAGCAGCTGGCTATTGGACTACGCGCGCTTTACGATTCTGCGGCAACGGTTCGATTACCGGCACTGGAACGAATGGCCTGGGGAACTTGCCGCGCATGATGAGGCCGTGCTGCAGAAGTTTGACGAAGAGAACCACGAGGCAATGCAGATTGTGTTCGCGGTGCAGTTTCTTTTCATGAAGCAGTGGGAGACGCTGCGCGCATTCTGCACCAGTCGCGATATTCGCGTGATGGGCGACCTGGCGATCTTTGTGTCGTATGACTCGGCGGATGTGTGGGCGAACAAGGAAGTCTTCGACCTGGACGAGCAGTACAAGCCGATTGCCGTGTCAGGCGTTCCGCCGGATTATTTTTCTGAGACGGGGCAGCGGTGGGGCAATCCGCTGTATCGGTGGCGCTACCTGGAACAGCAGGGATTCCAATGGTGGATTGATCGTGTGAAGCGGCAGATGGAGTTGTATGACCTGCTGCGGCTGGATCACTTCCGCGGATTTGAGGCGTACTGGCGCATTCCCGCGGAAGAAGAAACGGCGATGAATGGTGAGTGGATAGACGCGCCGGGATTTGCACTGTTCGATCGTTTGAAGTCTGCACTGGGAGGTTCGCTGCCGTTCATTGCCGAAGACCTTGGCGTGATTACGGACAAGGTGGACAAGCTGCGTTGTGACTTTTCCATGCCAGGTATGCGCGTACTGCAGTTCGGATTTTCGGGACGCGGCGCCCATCTGCATTTGCCGCACCGGTACGACCGCAATACCGTCTGCTATACCGGCACGCATGACAACAACACGACCCTGGGATGGTGGCTGGAAGCGCCGGAGATGGATCGGAAGAACCTGCTGACGTACCTGGGGCCGCTGGTGCATCCGAACGATTGCGTCTGGGCAATGATCCGGTGCGCGGAGCGATCGGTGGCGGCGATCTGCATTGTGCCGTTGCAGGATCTGCTGCATCTTGGGTCGGAAGGCCGTATGAATACGCCGGGTATTCCAGAGGCGAACTGGACATGGCGGTATCTACCGGAGCAGTTGCATCCCGACATCAGCCTCCAGTTTCGCCACATCACAGAAGAATGCGATCGTGATGCGTATATTCCGGAAGAAGTGCTGGAGAAAATTGATTCGCCTCCGCCGCCGGAGGCGCTGCATGACCAGAGCGGAGAGCAACAGGGAACCCAGCCAGAGACGCTGGCCAGCGCATAG
- a CDS encoding peptidylprolyl isomerase, giving the protein MIRSLQKDNRVTKAIFAVIIGVATLSMVLYLVPGLYDGISGTPQGVYASVRKPGFFGRFSDATEIKATEVSQVAQNLAQQQNLPAQYLPFLMPRFEAQAQQLLIAQAIEDREADRLGLSASPADVQKELQTGQLGQFFFPDGKFIGDDKYREFVTTRLGFASIAEFEEKIRQELTGRKLQEFVTAGAVVSDNAVREMVRKQDAKVKFDYVTVSSADIAKTVNPIDSDLEKWFNANKARYATAVAEKRQIQYIPVTLANLPGGKPQVTDADVQAYYNAHKADYHVDQQVKVRHILISAPQGDAKADAAAKAKAQGILDKIHAGGDFAKLAKENSDDPGSKEQGGELGYVKSNGQMVKPFQDAAMALKAGETSGLVHTTFGYHIIQAEARDEAHDKPLSEVAGEIRPILEQQNGAKALQALTGQIANQAAKDGMDKTAAAHNLKVTTSNWLTSSDTIPGLPDSAQMMQAAFTGKKGDSPRFAPAGEGTYVVFQTADVQAAHAPTFAEWKDKLLNDYRSEQVPQMLQAKLQKLSDQAKLLGDLHAAAKEMGLPVKSSDLVGRTGNVPDVGPMSGGAAVVFDLAKGGISAPIANGETGVVAQVTDKQEPSAEDIAKSFPAQRDKLIEQQRAELFGVYMQTLIDEYTKKGAVKIHQKPTQPSLPIGG; this is encoded by the coding sequence ATGATTCGTTCTCTGCAGAAGGATAACCGTGTAACAAAGGCGATTTTCGCCGTAATCATCGGCGTCGCCACGCTTTCGATGGTGCTCTACCTGGTGCCGGGTCTGTATGACGGCATCTCCGGCACGCCACAGGGCGTGTATGCTTCGGTGCGCAAGCCGGGTTTCTTTGGCCGTTTTAGCGATGCGACGGAGATCAAAGCCACCGAAGTGTCGCAGGTGGCGCAGAACCTGGCGCAGCAGCAGAACCTGCCCGCGCAGTATCTGCCGTTCCTGATGCCGCGTTTTGAGGCGCAGGCACAGCAGCTGCTGATTGCACAGGCAATTGAAGATCGCGAGGCCGACCGCCTTGGCCTGAGCGCGAGCCCGGCTGATGTGCAGAAGGAATTGCAGACAGGTCAGCTTGGCCAGTTCTTCTTTCCGGATGGCAAGTTCATTGGCGACGACAAGTATCGCGAGTTTGTGACGACACGCCTTGGCTTTGCGAGCATTGCGGAGTTCGAGGAAAAGATCCGCCAGGAGCTGACCGGACGCAAGCTGCAGGAGTTTGTGACGGCAGGCGCGGTGGTGAGCGACAATGCGGTGCGCGAAATGGTGCGCAAGCAGGACGCGAAGGTGAAGTTCGACTACGTGACGGTTTCGTCCGCGGACATTGCCAAGACGGTAAACCCGATCGACAGCGACTTGGAGAAATGGTTCAACGCGAACAAGGCGCGCTATGCGACGGCTGTTGCGGAGAAGCGGCAGATTCAGTACATCCCTGTGACGCTGGCGAACCTGCCGGGCGGCAAGCCGCAGGTGACCGATGCCGATGTGCAGGCCTACTACAACGCGCACAAGGCTGACTATCACGTAGACCAGCAGGTGAAGGTGCGCCACATCCTGATCTCGGCTCCGCAGGGCGACGCGAAGGCGGATGCAGCGGCGAAGGCCAAGGCTCAGGGGATTCTGGATAAGATCCATGCGGGTGGCGACTTTGCGAAGCTGGCGAAAGAGAACTCGGACGATCCTGGCTCGAAGGAGCAGGGCGGCGAACTGGGTTATGTGAAGTCCAATGGCCAGATGGTGAAGCCGTTCCAGGATGCCGCAATGGCACTGAAGGCGGGTGAGACCTCCGGGCTGGTGCACACGACGTTTGGCTATCACATCATTCAGGCCGAAGCGCGCGACGAAGCACATGACAAACCGTTGAGCGAGGTTGCGGGTGAGATTCGTCCGATTCTGGAACAGCAGAATGGAGCGAAGGCACTGCAGGCGCTGACCGGACAGATTGCCAATCAGGCTGCGAAGGACGGCATGGACAAGACCGCTGCCGCGCACAACCTGAAGGTGACGACGTCGAACTGGTTGACCAGCAGCGATACCATTCCGGGCTTGCCGGACAGCGCGCAGATGATGCAGGCGGCATTCACGGGCAAGAAGGGTGATTCGCCGCGTTTCGCACCTGCGGGTGAGGGCACGTATGTTGTCTTCCAGACTGCCGATGTGCAGGCCGCGCATGCGCCCACGTTCGCGGAGTGGAAGGACAAGCTGCTGAACGACTATCGCAGTGAGCAGGTACCGCAGATGTTGCAGGCGAAGCTGCAGAAGCTGAGCGATCAGGCGAAGCTGCTGGGTGATCTGCATGCGGCTGCGAAGGAAATGGGTCTGCCGGTGAAGTCGTCGGACCTGGTCGGCCGCACGGGCAATGTGCCGGATGTGGGGCCGATGAGCGGTGGCGCTGCAGTGGTGTTTGACCTGGCGAAGGGCGGCATCAGTGCTCCCATTGCAAATGGTGAAACCGGCGTGGTGGCGCAGGTGACGGACAAGCAGGAGCCCTCGGCTGAGGACATTGCGAAGTCGTTCCCGGCGCAGCGTGACAAGCTGATTGAACAGCAGCGCGCGGAACTGTTTGGCGTGTACATGCAGACGCTGATCGATGAGTACACGAAGAAGGGCGCTGTGAAGATTCATCAGAAGCCCACACAGCCGAGCCTGCCGATTGGTGGATAA
- a CDS encoding BON domain-containing protein — protein sequence MQWNLAARTLGSLALAAVLAAPVAGFAQSETASTVTQNGKLSDAQVEANVLKAFAADNNLANQSINSSTVFGTVTLTGTVTDEASRAAAEQVAAHVDGVKKVVSQLTVGAPATAAADPADANMLPSDGSSIPAAQGQIIAAQHPQTDPANGNQTPQQQGDVQSQDGQQASSQMPDSDPNSYPLPGQENAPQQAPQHRLYYRDYQRQMAQQQQGGSQQQGYAQGQPGGVQVMVPDGTVLPVRINRWLSSGNAQPGSTFDAFVTSDILAGGQIAIPRGATVEGTVVDAKGAGVLKGRGELTLQLTALNLGGQRIPLQSQPFVINGRDKGLQSVNSTLIGGAVGALFGAAIGGGTGAAIGAGVGGAAGLGTSAASGGGNANVPAEAVLQFRLTSPVQLVTVSEAEMQRLGGYAGPAGAYPQGPGPYARPYPAVRVYAYPGYPYGYYRRGYWGPRPYWY from the coding sequence ATGCAGTGGAACCTTGCCGCACGTACTTTGGGATCGCTCGCTTTGGCGGCGGTCCTTGCCGCGCCTGTCGCGGGATTTGCCCAGTCTGAAACCGCTTCAACCGTTACGCAGAACGGGAAGTTGAGCGATGCGCAGGTGGAAGCGAATGTTTTGAAGGCATTTGCCGCGGATAACAATCTGGCGAACCAGTCGATTAATTCCTCCACCGTTTTCGGAACAGTGACGTTGACCGGAACCGTGACGGATGAAGCTTCGCGTGCTGCGGCGGAGCAGGTAGCCGCGCATGTGGACGGTGTGAAAAAGGTGGTCAGCCAGTTGACCGTGGGTGCCCCGGCTACCGCGGCTGCTGACCCTGCCGACGCGAACATGCTGCCATCGGATGGCTCGTCGATCCCTGCGGCACAGGGCCAGATCATTGCTGCGCAGCATCCGCAGACGGACCCGGCGAATGGAAATCAAACTCCTCAGCAACAGGGGGATGTCCAGTCGCAGGATGGACAGCAGGCATCTTCGCAGATGCCGGATAGCGACCCGAACAGTTATCCGTTGCCGGGGCAGGAGAATGCTCCGCAGCAGGCGCCGCAGCATCGTTTGTACTATCGCGATTATCAGCGGCAGATGGCGCAACAGCAGCAGGGTGGATCGCAACAGCAGGGTTATGCGCAAGGCCAGCCTGGCGGTGTGCAGGTGATGGTGCCGGATGGAACGGTGCTGCCGGTGCGTATCAATCGCTGGCTCTCCAGCGGCAATGCGCAGCCGGGATCGACGTTTGACGCGTTTGTGACCAGCGATATTCTGGCCGGTGGGCAGATTGCAATTCCTCGCGGCGCGACCGTTGAAGGAACGGTGGTGGATGCTAAGGGTGCGGGTGTGCTGAAGGGACGCGGCGAATTGACGCTGCAACTGACGGCGCTGAACCTGGGCGGGCAGCGGATTCCGTTGCAGAGCCAGCCATTTGTAATCAATGGACGTGATAAGGGCCTGCAGTCGGTCAATTCGACGCTGATCGGTGGCGCTGTTGGTGCGTTATTTGGCGCGGCGATCGGCGGTGGAACTGGCGCAGCCATTGGCGCGGGTGTTGGTGGAGCGGCTGGTCTGGGTACGTCGGCGGCTTCCGGTGGCGGCAATGCGAATGTTCCGGCGGAGGCGGTGTTGCAGTTCCGGCTGACGTCGCCGGTGCAACTGGTGACCGTGTCAGAGGCCGAAATGCAGCGGCTGGGCGGCTATGCGGGACCGGCGGGTGCGTATCCGCAGGGGCCTGGGCCGTATGCACGGCCGTATCCAGCAGTGCGTGTCTATGCGTATCCGGGATACCCGTATGGGTACTATCGTCGCGGATATTGGGGACCGCGACCGTACTGGTACTAA
- a CDS encoding M61 family peptidase: MLKSSRSLVAAAVLACGVSQLHAQKTPIQITADLTEGVRHLYHAEIDIPVKPDSTVDLITPKWIPGTHAPGGPLGSITGVVFTGSGETLKWRRDDVELAEFHVTVPKGVTSIHAHLDCIIPGRVTSKMSVLEWEHLMLYPAHVPVKEIAIQPSVTVPAGWGTGTALKPVGTVPTPKTTGVLEGAHTPPADAVTTKYDVTNVEQLEDSPVITGKYFHEFALAPEISPKHFLDVVADEPEDAKMRPETLAEIGNLVREADANYGSHHYNEYHFLLTLSDRAGGEGLEHGQSSDNGVGEKGFADDVHQLAEADLLAHEFTHSWNGKYRRPARLYQPDFATAQQGDLMWVYEGMTQYWGNVLAARAGLKNAEGYRDLLAMSAASLDYKRGRNWRSTEDTAIAGSLIRGGNPQWMNWRRGQDYYQEGELVWLDADTLIRKLTDNKKSLTDFAKIFLGKGGNTGPLIVGYEFPEIVADLNQVVKYDWDKFLRDRINGVNPQVDLDGIERGGYKLVYQDHPSKGERMLSSSRRGGLNVWYSLGIRIIGEGVIGDVLWDGPADRAKLGPGEKIVSVNGLAFSGDALKSAIVKAKTDSAPIHLLVQQEDTIRPVDVDYHDGERYAVLVRQEGTPDYLGDILKPLTTPQTAAK; encoded by the coding sequence ATGCTGAAGAGTTCCCGCAGTCTTGTTGCCGCCGCAGTGCTTGCGTGCGGTGTGTCCCAGCTTCATGCGCAGAAGACGCCGATCCAGATCACGGCTGATCTGACGGAGGGCGTTCGCCACCTGTATCACGCGGAGATTGATATTCCGGTGAAGCCGGATTCGACGGTGGACCTGATCACGCCGAAGTGGATTCCGGGAACACATGCGCCGGGTGGGCCGCTTGGCTCGATCACGGGCGTGGTGTTTACGGGCAGTGGCGAGACGCTGAAGTGGCGTCGCGATGATGTGGAGCTGGCCGAATTTCACGTGACGGTGCCGAAGGGCGTGACGTCGATCCATGCGCATCTGGACTGCATTATTCCGGGGCGCGTGACGTCGAAGATGAGCGTGCTGGAGTGGGAGCACCTGATGCTGTATCCGGCGCATGTGCCGGTCAAAGAGATTGCGATTCAGCCGTCGGTGACGGTGCCCGCGGGATGGGGAACGGGCACGGCGCTGAAGCCGGTGGGTACTGTTCCTACACCGAAGACAACGGGCGTTCTGGAAGGTGCGCACACGCCGCCTGCGGATGCAGTAACGACGAAGTATGACGTGACGAACGTGGAGCAGTTGGAAGATTCGCCGGTGATCACGGGCAAATACTTCCATGAGTTCGCGCTGGCTCCGGAGATTTCGCCGAAGCACTTTCTTGACGTGGTAGCGGATGAGCCGGAGGACGCGAAGATGCGTCCGGAGACGCTGGCGGAGATTGGGAACCTGGTTCGTGAAGCGGATGCGAATTATGGTTCGCATCATTACAACGAGTACCACTTTTTGCTGACGCTTTCGGATCGCGCGGGTGGCGAGGGGCTGGAGCATGGCCAGTCTTCCGACAACGGTGTAGGCGAGAAGGGATTTGCGGATGACGTGCATCAGTTGGCCGAGGCCGACCTGCTGGCGCATGAGTTTACGCATTCGTGGAACGGCAAGTATCGGCGTCCTGCGCGGCTGTATCAACCGGATTTTGCCACGGCGCAACAGGGCGACCTGATGTGGGTGTACGAGGGCATGACACAGTACTGGGGCAATGTGCTGGCGGCGCGCGCGGGGCTGAAAAATGCTGAGGGATATCGCGATCTGCTGGCGATGTCGGCTGCGTCGTTGGATTACAAGCGCGGCCGCAACTGGCGTTCGACCGAAGATACGGCGATTGCGGGAAGCCTGATTCGCGGCGGCAATCCGCAGTGGATGAACTGGCGTCGTGGGCAGGACTATTACCAGGAAGGCGAGCTGGTCTGGCTGGATGCGGATACGCTGATCCGCAAGCTGACGGATAACAAGAAGTCGCTGACGGATTTTGCGAAGATATTCCTGGGCAAGGGCGGCAACACGGGGCCGCTGATTGTCGGGTATGAGTTCCCTGAGATTGTTGCCGATCTGAACCAGGTGGTGAAGTACGACTGGGACAAGTTCCTGCGCGACCGCATTAACGGCGTGAACCCTCAGGTGGATCTGGACGGCATTGAACGCGGTGGCTACAAGCTGGTGTATCAGGATCATCCGAGCAAGGGTGAGCGGATGTTGTCGAGCAGCCGTCGCGGTGGTTTGAATGTCTGGTATTCACTGGGTATTCGCATTATCGGCGAGGGCGTGATCGGCGATGTGTTGTGGGATGGGCCTGCGGACCGCGCGAAGCTGGGGCCGGGAGAGAAGATTGTCAGCGTGAATGGGCTGGCGTTCTCCGGCGATGCTCTGAAGTCGGCGATTGTGAAGGCGAAGACTGATTCTGCGCCGATTCACCTGCTGGTGCAGCAGGAGGATACGATTCGTCCCGTGGATGTGGACTATCACGATGGCGAGCGTTATGCCGTGCTGGTGCGACAGGAAGGCACGCCGGATTATCTGGGCGACATTCTGAAGCCGTTGACGACACCACAGACTGCAGCCAAGTAG